In a genomic window of Plutella xylostella chromosome 16, ilPluXylo3.1, whole genome shotgun sequence:
- the LOC105384026 gene encoding beta-parvin isoform X1, which yields MNESTSLNHNHRESSSHNKTFIQHLSVFLFWYIFIEMTTPRPKSPRTPVLPKKEDKEESFWDKIGTIGRKKRIKEVQEVQAEGKHAIDSPGSPTAPEIPPEDYSLLDNEERAIIEPRSLEDPRVKDLIQVLIDWINDELAAQRIIVKDISEDLYDGQVLQKLLEKLANMKIDVPEVTQSEEGQRQKLRVVLGAVNRALYGSSKPVQKWSVDSIHSKNVVSILHLLVALARHYRAPVRLPENVRVTVVVVKKDAPNHLSHRTYVDDITTTYDDLGMKCERDAFDALFDHAPDKLLVVKKSLITFVNKHLSKVNLEVTDLDHQFHDGVFLCLLMGLLEGFFVPLYEFHLTPQDNEQKVHNVTFAFELMQDVGLAKPKARPEDIVNHDLKSTLRVLYNLFTKYKNMA from the exons ATGAATGAATCAACTTCTTTGAACCATAACCATAGAGAAAGTAGTTCCCACAACAAAACTTTCATTCAACATCTGTccgtgtttttattttggtatattttcatag AGATGACGACACCACGCCCAAAATCACCTCGAACTCCTGTTTTACCTAAAAAGGAGGATAAGGAAGAGTCCTTTTGGGATAAAATTGGAACGATTGGCCGTAAGAAGCGTATAAAGGAAG TGCAGGAAGTCCAAGCTGAAGGCAAACATGCCATTGACTCTCCCGGCAGCCCCACTGCACCTGAAATTCCACCTGAAGACTACagtttat TGGACAATGAAGAAAGAGCCATAATAGAACCTCGATCACTGGAAGATCCCAGAGTAAAAGATCTGATACAAGTACTGATTGACTGGATAAACGATGAGTTGGCAGCCCAACGGATCATCGTGAAGGATATCAGTGAGGACCTGTATGATGGACAAGTGCTGCAGAAACTGCTGGAAAAGCTTGCCAACATGAAGATAGATGTGCCGGAGGTCACACAGTCCGAGGAGGGGCAGCGCCAGAAGTTACGAGTTGTGTTGGGAGCAGTGAACAGG GCCCTATACGGCAGCTCAAAACCAGTCCAGAAGTGGAGCGTAGACTCCATCCACTCTAAGAACGTGGTGTCCATCCTGCATCTCCTAGTGGCGCTGGCGCGGCACTACAGGGCTCCGGTGCGCCTGCCCGAGAACGTGCGGGTCACCGTGGTGGTGGTGAAGAAGGATGCACCTAATCACCTGTCTCACAG GACGTACGTGGACGACATCACGACGACGTACGACGACCTCGGCATGAAGTGCGAGCGAGACGCCTTCGACGCGCTCTTCGACCACGCGCCAGACAAGCTACTCGTCGTCAAGAAG TCACTGATAACATTCGTGAACAAGCACCTCAGCAAAGTGAACCTAGAAGTGACAGATTTGGACCACCAGTTCCACGACGGAGTGTTCCTGTGCCTTCTGATGGGTCTACTTGAGGGCTTCTTCGTACCTCTGTACGAGTTCCATTTGACACCTCAAGACAATGAGCAGAAGGTCCATAATGTGACGTTCGCTTTTGAGCTGATGCAGGATGTGGGGCTGGCCAAGCCGAAGGCCAGGCCTGAGG ATATCGTGAATCATGATCTGAAATCAACGCTTCGAGTTTTATACAACCTATTTACTAAGTACAAGAATATGGCGTAG
- the LOC105384026 gene encoding beta-parvin isoform X2, which translates to MTTPRPKSPRTPVLPKKEDKEESFWDKIGTIGRKKRIKEVQEVQAEGKHAIDSPGSPTAPEIPPEDYSLLDNEERAIIEPRSLEDPRVKDLIQVLIDWINDELAAQRIIVKDISEDLYDGQVLQKLLEKLANMKIDVPEVTQSEEGQRQKLRVVLGAVNRALYGSSKPVQKWSVDSIHSKNVVSILHLLVALARHYRAPVRLPENVRVTVVVVKKDAPNHLSHRTYVDDITTTYDDLGMKCERDAFDALFDHAPDKLLVVKKSLITFVNKHLSKVNLEVTDLDHQFHDGVFLCLLMGLLEGFFVPLYEFHLTPQDNEQKVHNVTFAFELMQDVGLAKPKARPEDIVNHDLKSTLRVLYNLFTKYKNMA; encoded by the exons ATGACGACACCACGCCCAAAATCACCTCGAACTCCTGTTTTACCTAAAAAGGAGGATAAGGAAGAGTCCTTTTGGGATAAAATTGGAACGATTGGCCGTAAGAAGCGTATAAAGGAAG TGCAGGAAGTCCAAGCTGAAGGCAAACATGCCATTGACTCTCCCGGCAGCCCCACTGCACCTGAAATTCCACCTGAAGACTACagtttat TGGACAATGAAGAAAGAGCCATAATAGAACCTCGATCACTGGAAGATCCCAGAGTAAAAGATCTGATACAAGTACTGATTGACTGGATAAACGATGAGTTGGCAGCCCAACGGATCATCGTGAAGGATATCAGTGAGGACCTGTATGATGGACAAGTGCTGCAGAAACTGCTGGAAAAGCTTGCCAACATGAAGATAGATGTGCCGGAGGTCACACAGTCCGAGGAGGGGCAGCGCCAGAAGTTACGAGTTGTGTTGGGAGCAGTGAACAGG GCCCTATACGGCAGCTCAAAACCAGTCCAGAAGTGGAGCGTAGACTCCATCCACTCTAAGAACGTGGTGTCCATCCTGCATCTCCTAGTGGCGCTGGCGCGGCACTACAGGGCTCCGGTGCGCCTGCCCGAGAACGTGCGGGTCACCGTGGTGGTGGTGAAGAAGGATGCACCTAATCACCTGTCTCACAG GACGTACGTGGACGACATCACGACGACGTACGACGACCTCGGCATGAAGTGCGAGCGAGACGCCTTCGACGCGCTCTTCGACCACGCGCCAGACAAGCTACTCGTCGTCAAGAAG TCACTGATAACATTCGTGAACAAGCACCTCAGCAAAGTGAACCTAGAAGTGACAGATTTGGACCACCAGTTCCACGACGGAGTGTTCCTGTGCCTTCTGATGGGTCTACTTGAGGGCTTCTTCGTACCTCTGTACGAGTTCCATTTGACACCTCAAGACAATGAGCAGAAGGTCCATAATGTGACGTTCGCTTTTGAGCTGATGCAGGATGTGGGGCTGGCCAAGCCGAAGGCCAGGCCTGAGG ATATCGTGAATCATGATCTGAAATCAACGCTTCGAGTTTTATACAACCTATTTACTAAGTACAAGAATATGGCGTAG